A genomic region of Raphanus sativus cultivar WK10039 chromosome 6, ASM80110v3, whole genome shotgun sequence contains the following coding sequences:
- the LOC130496041 gene encoding uncharacterized protein LOC130496041 codes for MWTINKFFFLLPVAFMAVFGTAQTLPSQPIPGPDPTDCMSSLYAIPNCLQEIVQSFVNGEIGTIGHSCCHAFLGLSADCITERFAFAPDFPPTLRDHCSGHL; via the coding sequence ATGTGGACGATCAACAAgtttttcttccttcttccaGTTGCATTCATGGCCGTGTTCGGTACAGCTCAAACGTTACCTTCGCAGCCTATACCTGGACCGGACCCAACAGATTGTATGTCATCCCTGTATGCTATTCCCAACTGTCTCCAAGAAATTGTCCAATCGTTTGTAAACGGAGAAATCGGGACTATTGGTCACTCTTGTTGTCATGCCTTCTTGGGTCTCAGTGCAGATTGTATTACTGAGAGGTTTGCCTTCGCTCCCGACTTCCCTCCGACTCTAAGGGATCATTGTTCCGGACATTTATGA
- the LOC130495937 gene encoding uncharacterized protein LOC130495937, with translation MDKPSESGSVIKHGCLNLDSYLSFNGRVEIDISTQFESVRERRLIGSEVLVSGNLLIIKNPKQPLRERDSLYEKMGYFDSARVTVESGAGPSPPPQSLVVRITSNRNCAGPPPPLTLVAGS, from the exons ATGGACAAACCATCAGAATCTGGCTCTGTAATTAAGCATGGATGCTTGAACCTTGACTCGTATCTCTCGTTCAATGGCCGAGTCGAGATCGACATTTCGACACAGTTCGAGTCAGTCAGAGAGAGGCGGCTAATCGGTTCGGAGGTGTTGGTTTCCGGAAACcttctcataattaaaaacccCAAGCAACCTTTGag GGAAAGAGATAGCCTTTACGAGAAGATGGGTTATTTTGATTCGGCAAGAGTTACGGTGGAGAGCGGCGCCGGACCATCACCACCACCGCAATCTCTGGTCGTCAGAATCACGAGTAACAGAAACTGCGCCGGACCACCACCGCCGCTAACTCTGGTCGCAGGAAGCTGA